ATTCTCGACACCGCCAGCGAGCTCTTCTACGCCCACGGCATCCACGCCGTGGGGGTGGACCGGCTCATCGCCGAGTCGGGGGTCGCCAAGGCCACGCTGTACAAGCACTTCCCCAGCAAGGACGACGTGGTCGCCGCCTACCTGCGACGAATGGACGACAGTTGGCGGAGCCAGATGCGCTCGGCGGCCCTCGCAGGCGGGGAGGACCCGCGCGAGCAGCTCTTCGGCCTCTTTGTCGCACTGGAACAGTCGGCACAAACGGGCACGCTGGGCTGTGCGTTCATCAACGCGGCGGCGGAGTACCACCCAGGCAGCACCCCGCACACCATCACCGCGGAGCACAAGCAGACCGTACGTAACTGGGTGCGCGACCTGGCCGCCACGGCCGGAGCCGCGGACCCCGACACACTCGCGTTCCAGCTGACGCTTCTCATCGACGGAACACTGGCGGCGACGCGCGTCGGAGACGCCACCGCGGCCGCCGGCGCCGCCAAGCAGGCGGCCCGCGCCATGATCGACGCGGCCTGCCCGGCGCACCACTGACCCTGCCGTCCACGAAGGCCGCTTTCTTACGGCCCTTTCCATACGGCCCCCACACAGCCCCCATATAGCCCCTTTCCATACCGCCCCTTTCCGTACAGACCCTTCTGTCTGCTAGACAGACCTTTCTGTGCACCCCTGCCTACGCACCACCTCTCTCACCGAAAGGACTTGATCCCCATGTCCGAGCAGATCCTGCCCACCACCGCCCGCGCCTGGCACCTCGAGACCCGCCCGGAGGGCCGGCCGGTACCGTCCGACTTCGCCCTCCGCGAGGTGGACCTCCCCGCACTCGGCCCCGGCCAGCTCCTGGTCACCAACGAGTACCTCTCGGTCGACCCCTACATGCGCGGCCGGATGAGCGACAAGAAGTCCTACATCGAACCGTTCGCCGTGGGCGCGCCGATGGACGGCTCCGCGGTCGGCCGCGTCCTGGCCTCCAACGCCGACGGCTTCGCACCCGGCGACCACGTCGTGCACTTCCTCGGCATGCGCGACCACGCCGTCATCGACGCCGCGACCGCCCAGACGGTGGACCCCGGCCTGGCCCCGCTCTCCACCTACCTCGGCGTGCTCGGCGTCACCGGCATCACCGCCTACATCGGACTGACCCGGTTCGCGAAGATCAAGGAAGGCGACACCGTCTTCGTCTCCGGCGCGGCCGGCGCTGTCGGCAGCGTGGCCGGCCAGATCGCCAAGCTGCTGGGTGCCGGCCGGGTGATCGGCAGCGCCGGCTCGGACGACAAGGTCAAACTGCTCATCGAGGAGTACGGCTTCGACGCGGCCTTCAACTACAAGAACGGGCCCGTCGCCGAGCAACTCGCGCAGGCGGCCCCCGACGGCATCGACGTCTACTTCGACAACGTCGGAGGCGAACACCTGGAAGCGGCCATCGGCGCCGTCAACCTGCACGCCCGCATCGTCCTGTGCGGAATGGTCTCCCAGTACAACGGCGAAGAAATCGTCGGACCCCGCAACCTGTGGAACCTCTCCGTCACCCGCTCCGACCTCCTGACCTTCATGGTCACCGAGGAGCTCGACCTCCAGCCCGACTTCATCCGCGACGCCGGCACCTGGCTCGCCACCGGCAAGCTCCGCTACCAGGAGACCGTGCGGGAGGGCCTCGACAACACCGTCGACGCCTTCCTCGCCCTCATGCGCGGCGAGAACGTGGGCAAGATGATCATCAAGCTCTGACCCCGCGGCCGGAGGTCTCCGACGGACACCGCCCTCACGACCGGTGAGCAAGTACCGAGAAAACGCGCACGCACACGCAACGCCACGCAACACCACGTAAGACCATGCGACACCACGGAGTGAACGGTGACGGAGACACAGGACCACCGATCGGCCGAGGTCACCGCCGAGAGATCCGATGCCGCCCGCAACCGCGCCCGCCTGCTGGAGGCGGCAGCCCTACTGGTCGCCGAACGAGGAGCCGAGCAGGTGACGATGCGGGAGGTCGCCGAAGCGGCCGGTCTGGGCAAGGGCACTCTCTTTCGCCGGTTCGGCGACCGCGACGGCCTCCTGCTCGCCCTCCTCGACGACGCCGAGGCGGAGTTCCAGAAGGCGTACACCGCGGGCCCTCCCCCACTGGGCCCAGGAGCGCTCCCGGCGGACCGACTGACGGCGTTCGGCTGCGCCCTGCTCGGGCGTATCGCCAACGACGCGGACCTGGGCGCGGCATTGGGACGCCAGGTCCCCTACGCCCGCCGCACCGGCTCGGACAGCGGCCGGGCCTCCCACCGCCACGTCTCAACTCTCCTACGTGACATGGGACTTGACGGTGACCACGACATACTCGCCCACGTCCTGCTCACCTTCGCCGGCTTCGAGGCGGCGGACTATCTGCGCAGGGAACGCGGGGTCCCCACCACACGCCTGCAGGCCACCTGGGCCGACCTCATACGGCGGCTGGCCCCACCCGAGGGGGCATGAGCGCACGGCCGAGTTCCAGCGCACGCCGTCTCCCGAAGGGAGAGACTTACCTTCGACTTCCACATAAACCCAGGCAAAAGGGGACACAGTCATGAATGGCAACCCGGCAGCACGCAACGACGTGGTGACGTCCTACCAGAACGCACCGACCCGCACCCTCACCGCCGACGGTGTGACCTTCGCCTACCGCGAGCTGGGCCCCGGTCCGGCACCCCGGTGGTCTTGAGCCGGTTTTGGGCAAGGCGTCAGAACCGTCAATAGGGCGCTCCGTGACGGATACGGTGGCGGATTTGCTTCCTTCGCGTCCTCGGTAGCGTCGGGCGAAATCAGCGCGCTCGCGCTTCACCGCAGGAGAAGGACATGGCGATGGCAATCCGGAGTCGGGAGCGTGGGCAGGCGAGTCACTCAGCTCGTCGCGTCTGGCGCCGCGGTCGCCGCGTCGACCACCGAGCCGAATCCGAGGCCGCTCCGCACCGCCGTCCCGACCGCCGCCCGCGTCAGCGCGATCACCTCCAGCGTCATGATCACAGCGGCCTGCACTGTTCGACCGGACCGTCCAGCCGCTGAGCACGGCCGTACCCATGTACGGACCGTGTCCGACGAAATGCGGAGATGCCCGGTGACCTCGACGATGAGTCGGGCATCAGTGCGCAGGCCCGCAGAACACCAGAAGGAGTTGGACAATGAGGGGCACCGTCACCATCATCGACAAGGGCGACGTGCGGGTGCACAGTTACATGGCTCCCGACGACAGCATCAACGTCACCACCCAGCTGATCGAGACCCCGGGCCGGCTTGTCGCGGTGGACGGGCAGATCGCGATCTCGGGCGCCGACGAGGTCGTCGAATACGCCAAGGAGCTCGGCAAACCACTGGACCGGCTCATCATCACGCATGAACACCCGGACCACTTCCAGGGTGCGGCCCGTTTCAACGTGCCCATTCACGCCCTGGCCGTCACGCGTGACCGGATGGCGGCGCGGGGCGACCTCATGGACCCGACCGGAATCCCGGTTCCCGCAGCGGAGGTGGCCCCCACCGTCCTGATCACCCCGGGCACCGAGGTCATCGACGGCGTTCCCTTCGTCTTCGAGGCCCTCTCCGGCGGTGAGACCGCCGACCAGCTGCTGATCCGGCTGCCCGAACACGGAGTGCTGGTGGCGCAGGACGTCATCTACCACAAGACCCATGTGTTCATCGGAAACCATGACATCGACCGCTGGCAGCTCATCCTCCAGGAACTCGCCGATCCGGCCTACGACACGATCCTGCCCGGACACGGACTGCCCGCAGGACAGGCCGTTCTCACGGAGATGGCCGAGTACCTTGAGGCCGCGCGCGAGCTCCTGGGCGACGACGGCCAGGCCTACAAGCAGGCCATCATCGAACGCTTCCCCACCTATGCGGCTCCCCTGGTGATCGACATCAGCAACTTCTACCTGTTCGGCACCCCGATCGTCATCCCGTCCGCGTGACCGCCTGACCTTCCGGAGTCGCGGCACAACGTGCGCGTGCTGACCGCAACTCGGCCGCCGGCATACGTGACGCACGAAACGCGCGCGGCCTCGGCAGGCAAGGAGGACGCGATCACCGACCAGGACCGCCACGAAAAGCACGGACGCGGTAGGTGGGACCCCGCGTACCAGCGCCGCGCCGGGCCACACCACGGCCTGCGCGCAGATCAGCAGAACTGGGAGCAGCCGGTCGTTGTCCCGAAACACGGGTGTCTCACCAAGGGTGGGCGGCCCGGCTCCGGCTGAAGAGGGATTCCCGTCTCTACCCTGGGTTGCAGACGGGACCGGGCCGACCCGGGCAGACGGACGACCGGCCGGTCAATGCTCGTTCGGGGTCAGAGCGTCGGCGGCCTCCCTGTCCTTGCCGCGCCGCTCGCCCCGATCCACAACACGCGTCCCGGCGTCCTCCACCTCGCGGAGAACCTCAACCGCGGCTGTCTCGGGATGCTCTTCGTGATGCTGGGACCGGGGCTGGGGCTTGGGTTGGTGCTTGCGGTCGTGGTGACTCATGCCTCTGCTCACTCGGACGACGTCCCGCCGACGGGCGCGGCAGCGCCGGCTGCCTGCCCAAAGGCTCGCTCTCCGGCCATGTCAGCGGTCGAGGGCCCTGGCCAGTTGCTGTTTGTTCATCGAGGAGCGGCCGTCGATGCCGCGCTTCTTCGCTTCCGCGTACAGCTGGTCCCTGGTCGGCCCCTGGGAGCCGCTGTGGGAACGCTCGCCGCCGCGCTGCGAGGCGGACTTCCTGTCCCGTGTCGACGTCCGGCTCGCCGTCTTGGACTCGCCGGAGCGGGCCCGTTCCTTGTTCACCGTGCGGGCCGCGATCTCCTTCGCACGGCCCTCGGAGGTGCCACGCTTCTCGGCGCCTTCCTTGATGTGCTCGTACTGGCGCTCACGCTTCGCGCTGGAGCCCTGGGGCATGACGCTCTCCTTCCAGACCGGTACGGCCGACCCGGCCGCACCTGCTTTCCGATCGGTGTCGCGCGTACCCGCCGTCGGCTGCTTGTCACCCGGAGCGCGGAACGCGTTGATCCCATCTGATGCGGGGCTCCTGAGCGGCGCGAGCAGAAGGCCACCGAACGGATGAGCAAGCGGCCGACATGTGCCGCGTGGCTTCGTGCCTCATTGATTTGCGTGAGCGGAGGATCAAAGCCGTTGAAGGTCTCGCGTGCTTTCACCCGTCCAACGGGAACGGCACAAGGCGATCATGGATTTCCAGGACCTGTTCCCCTTGAAGGGAAGCTCGAAGATCCGGGCGAAAAGCCATGCCCCGAGCACCGAGACCGGCAGTGCCACGGCGAGCGTGAACCAGAAGGTGGGCAGTCCGCGCGACACGAAATGCGGGGCCACCCGGCGAATCACCGCCAAGACGATCGGCAGATGGATCAGATAGAGACTGTAGGAGAAACTGCCGAGACTCCGAACGGGCCGTGCGGTCAGAAGCCGTACGAGGACGGCGGGCCTGCCGGTGGCGACCGCGGCGATCAGCATCGTCATGGCGGGAGCGACGGCGAGATCCACCCAGAAGTAGTGGTTCACCGTCCACACCGACCCCCGCACGACACCGAGGGCCAGCACAGGCACGGCGGCCAGGACCGCGAACCATCCCCAGGGCAGGCGCCGGACCCTGTCCGACGCCACGACGATCCCCGCACCCGCCACGCCGGCCGCGAACACGGGGGCGAGATGCGGAGCGAGCCAGTTGGCGCCCTCCGCAGGAGACGCGCCGGCCGCCATCAGTCCACGCCCGATCACCGGAAGAGTCACGACCGCGACCATGGCCGCCGCGCCCCACTGCCGCCGGACGAACAGCAGAAGGGGAAAGAGGAGATAGAGCTCGGCCTCCACCCCGATCGACCAGAACG
This genomic interval from Streptomyces sp. B21-083 contains the following:
- a CDS encoding TetR/AcrR family transcriptional regulator gives rise to the protein MDPATKRLPARDRILDTASELFYAHGIHAVGVDRLIAESGVAKATLYKHFPSKDDVVAAYLRRMDDSWRSQMRSAALAGGEDPREQLFGLFVALEQSAQTGTLGCAFINAAAEYHPGSTPHTITAEHKQTVRNWVRDLAATAGAADPDTLAFQLTLLIDGTLAATRVGDATAAAGAAKQAARAMIDAACPAHH
- a CDS encoding NADP-dependent oxidoreductase, with the translated sequence MSEQILPTTARAWHLETRPEGRPVPSDFALREVDLPALGPGQLLVTNEYLSVDPYMRGRMSDKKSYIEPFAVGAPMDGSAVGRVLASNADGFAPGDHVVHFLGMRDHAVIDAATAQTVDPGLAPLSTYLGVLGVTGITAYIGLTRFAKIKEGDTVFVSGAAGAVGSVAGQIAKLLGAGRVIGSAGSDDKVKLLIEEYGFDAAFNYKNGPVAEQLAQAAPDGIDVYFDNVGGEHLEAAIGAVNLHARIVLCGMVSQYNGEEIVGPRNLWNLSVTRSDLLTFMVTEELDLQPDFIRDAGTWLATGKLRYQETVREGLDNTVDAFLALMRGENVGKMIIKL
- a CDS encoding helix-turn-helix domain-containing protein, with protein sequence MTETQDHRSAEVTAERSDAARNRARLLEAAALLVAERGAEQVTMREVAEAAGLGKGTLFRRFGDRDGLLLALLDDAEAEFQKAYTAGPPPLGPGALPADRLTAFGCALLGRIANDADLGAALGRQVPYARRTGSDSGRASHRHVSTLLRDMGLDGDHDILAHVLLTFAGFEAADYLRRERGVPTTRLQATWADLIRRLAPPEGA
- a CDS encoding MBL fold metallo-hydrolase, whose protein sequence is MRGTVTIIDKGDVRVHSYMAPDDSINVTTQLIETPGRLVAVDGQIAISGADEVVEYAKELGKPLDRLIITHEHPDHFQGAARFNVPIHALAVTRDRMAARGDLMDPTGIPVPAAEVAPTVLITPGTEVIDGVPFVFEALSGGETADQLLIRLPEHGVLVAQDVIYHKTHVFIGNHDIDRWQLILQELADPAYDTILPGHGLPAGQAVLTEMAEYLEAARELLGDDGQAYKQAIIERFPTYAAPLVIDISNFYLFGTPIVIPSA
- a CDS encoding plasmid stabilization protein, which translates into the protein MPQGSSAKRERQYEHIKEGAEKRGTSEGRAKEIAARTVNKERARSGESKTASRTSTRDRKSASQRGGERSHSGSQGPTRDQLYAEAKKRGIDGRSSMNKQQLARALDR
- a CDS encoding acyltransferase family protein; this translates as MDSSRSASGALDVVVPPERAEGASRGDVRRQVLGLDGLRGLAALYVVLFHCWLYTFPGYPDSSAPPWLDGLMFGRLAVVFFLGLSGFSLAISPARHGWGSGGVGQFLRRRAWRILPPYWAALVMSLIISWFVVPASHFGPPTGSSVLVYGLLAQDMVTAPTPNGAFWSIGVEAELYLLFPLLLFVRRQWGAAAMVAVVTLPVIGRGLMAAGASPAEGANWLAPHLAPVFAAGVAGAGIVVASDRVRRLPWGWFAVLAAVPVLALGVVRGSVWTVNHYFWVDLAVAPAMTMLIAAVATGRPAVLVRLLTARPVRSLGSFSYSLYLIHLPIVLAVIRRVAPHFVSRGLPTFWFTLAVALPVSVLGAWLFARIFELPFKGNRSWKSMIALCRSRWTGESTRDLQRL